The Meriones unguiculatus strain TT.TT164.6M chromosome 1, Bangor_MerUng_6.1, whole genome shotgun sequence genome has a segment encoding these proteins:
- the Fas gene encoding tumor necrosis factor receptor superfamily member 6 isoform X1, which produces MLWIWAGLPLVLAGSQLSVLTQDNDSFSVALELRRNVREIDTGCPEGLYRDGEFCCQPCQPGERKHSSCTGSGSKPICQSCTEGKDYMDKKHYSDKCRRCALCDGGHGLEVEANCTPTQNTKCRCKEGFYCDTSVCEHCEVCVSCEHGVLEECTRTSNTKCKGKGPSSLLWLLLLIIPVLVIPFVLYKKYWRRSHDDPESETSKPENVPMNFGDDNLSKYLPIIAEQMTINQVKTFARVNKIPETKIDEIKNDHIGDTAEQKIQLLQCWYQSHGKKDAYHAFVKGLKKAHCCTVAERFQAIVRQDSEHSV; this is translated from the exons GTGCTTGCTGGATCCCAGTTAAGTGTTCTTACCCAAGATAATGATAGCTTCTCTGTGGCATTGGAGTTGAGAAGGAATGTTCGTGAAATCGATACTGGCTGCCCAGAAGGATTATATCGTGATGGTGAATTTTGCTGTCAACCATGCCAGCCTG GTGAACGAAAACATTCGAGCTGCACAGGCAGTGGGAGTAAACCAATCTGCCAATCGTGCACAGAAGGGAAGGATTACATGGACAAAAAGCATTACTCTGATAAATGCAGAAGATGTGCGCTCTGTGATGGAGGGCATG GTTTAGAAGTGGAAGCAAACTGCACCCCAACCCAGAATACCAAGTGCAGATGCAAAGAAGGCTTCTATTGTGATACTTCTGTCTGTGAACACTGTGAAGTCTGCGTCTC GTGTGAACACGGAGTCCTTGAAGAGTGCACACGAACCAGCAATACTAAATGCAAGGGGAAAG GCCCCAGCAGTCTCCTATGGTTGCTGTTGTTGATCATCCCTGTTTTGGTAATACCGTTTG TGTTATATAAAAAGTACTGGAGAAGAAGCCATGATGACCCTGaatctgaaacctcaaaacct GAAAATGTGCCAATGAATTTCGGAG atgATAACTTGAGTAAATACCTCCCAATTATTGCTGAACAAATGACTATAAATCAAGTTAAAACATTTGCTCGGGTGAATAAGATCCCTGAGACGAAGATAGACGAGATCAAGAATGACCATATCGGAGACACAGCTGAGCAGAAAATCCAGCTGCTTCAGTGCTGGTATCAGTCTCATGGGAAGAAGGATGCATATCACGCCTTCGTTAAAGGTCTCAAAAAAGCCCACTGTTGCACTGTGGCTGAAAGATTTCAGGCCATCGTCCGGCAGGACAGTGAGCATTCAGTTTAG
- the Fas gene encoding tumor necrosis factor receptor superfamily member 6 isoform X2 — MLWIWAGLPLVLAGSQLSVLTQDNDSFSVALELRRNVREIDTGCPEGLYRDGEFCCQPCQPGERKHSSCTGSGSKPICQSCTEGKDYMDKKHYSDKCRRCALCDGGHGLEVEANCTPTQNTKCRCKEGFYCDTSVCEHCEVCVSCEHGVLEECTRTSNTKCKGKGPSSLLWLLLLIIPVLVIPFVLYKKYWRRSHDDPESETSKPENVPMNFGGLPCTMKFKMIT; from the exons GTGCTTGCTGGATCCCAGTTAAGTGTTCTTACCCAAGATAATGATAGCTTCTCTGTGGCATTGGAGTTGAGAAGGAATGTTCGTGAAATCGATACTGGCTGCCCAGAAGGATTATATCGTGATGGTGAATTTTGCTGTCAACCATGCCAGCCTG GTGAACGAAAACATTCGAGCTGCACAGGCAGTGGGAGTAAACCAATCTGCCAATCGTGCACAGAAGGGAAGGATTACATGGACAAAAAGCATTACTCTGATAAATGCAGAAGATGTGCGCTCTGTGATGGAGGGCATG GTTTAGAAGTGGAAGCAAACTGCACCCCAACCCAGAATACCAAGTGCAGATGCAAAGAAGGCTTCTATTGTGATACTTCTGTCTGTGAACACTGTGAAGTCTGCGTCTC GTGTGAACACGGAGTCCTTGAAGAGTGCACACGAACCAGCAATACTAAATGCAAGGGGAAAG GCCCCAGCAGTCTCCTATGGTTGCTGTTGTTGATCATCCCTGTTTTGGTAATACCGTTTG TGTTATATAAAAAGTACTGGAGAAGAAGCCATGATGACCCTGaatctgaaacctcaaaacct GAAAATGTGCCAATGAATTTCGGAG GACTCCCCTGTACTATGAAATTTAAG atgATAACTTGA